From Myxococcota bacterium:
AGGCCGAGTCACCCGAGTGGATGCCCGCCTCCTCGATGTGCTCCATGATGCCGGCGATCACCGCCTGCTTGCCGTCGCACAGCGCGTCGACGTCGACCTCGATCGCGTTGGCCAGGAAGCGGTCGACCAGCACCGGATGCTCGGGCGAGACGTTCACGGCCTCGCGCATGTAGGTCTCGAGCTCGGTCGCGTCGTGCACGATGCGCATGGCACGGCCGCCGAGCACGTACGAGGGCCGCACCAGCACCGGGTAGCCGATGCGCTGCGCGAGCCGCACCGCGTCGGCGCTGCTGCGCGCCGTGCCGTTCTCGGGCTGGCGCAGGCCGAGCTTGGTCAGGAGCTCCGCGAAGCGCTCGCGGTCTTCGGCGCGATCGATCGCGTCGGGGCTCGTGCCGATGATCGGCACGCCCGCCTTCTCGAGCGGCACCGCCAGGCGCAACGGTGTCTGTCCGCCGAACTGCACGATCACCCCGCGCGGCTGCTCGCGCTGCACGATCGCGAGCACGTCCTCGAGCGTGAGCGGCTCGAAGTACAGCCGGTCACTCGTGTCGTAGTCGGTCGACACCGTCTCGGGGTTGCAGTTCACCATGATGGTCTCGAAGCCGTCCTTTTCGAGACCCAGCACGCCGTGGACGCAGCAGTAGTCGAACTCGATGCCCTGGCCGATCCGGTTCGGCCCGCCGCCCAGGATCAGGACCTTCGGCCGGTCGCTCGGGTCGGCCTCGCACTCGGCCTCGTAGGTCGAGTAGAGATACGGCGTGTGCGCCTCGAACTCGGCGCCGCACGTGTCGACGCGCTTGTAGACGGGCACGATGCCGCGCGCGAGTCTCTCGCGGCGCACTTCGTCTTCACTGACTCCCGACAGCTTGGCCAGGCGGCGGTCCGAGAAGCCCGCGCGCTTGGCTGCGGCGAGGTCGCGCGTGGCCGGGTCCCGGTACTCGGCCTCCTGCCGGATGATCTCCGACACGTGCCACAGGAACCACGGGTCGATCGAGGTGCACTCGTAGAGCCACTCGATCGTGCGTCCGCGGCGCAGCGCCTCGCCGATCGCCCACAGCCGGTCGGGGCCCGGCACCCGGAGCTTGCGCTCGAGCGTGGCGTCGTCGACGGCCAGCTCCTCGAAGCCGAAGCGCTCGATCTCGAGCGAACGGATGCCCTTCTGCAGTGACTCGCGGAAGGTGCGGCCGATCGACATGGCCTCGCCCACCGACTTCATCTGCACGCCCAGCCGCGGGTCGGCCTCGGGGAACTTCTCGAAGGTGAAGCGCGGGATCTTGGTGACCACGTAGTCGATCGTCGGCTCGAAGCTGGCCGGCGTAACGCGCGTGATGTCGTTCGTGATCTCGTCGAGCGTGTAGCCGATGGCGAGCTTGGCGGCGATCTTCGCGATCGGGAAGCCGGTGGCCTTGGAGGCCAGCGCCGACGAGCGCGACACGCGCGGATTCATCTCGATCACGGTCATGGCGCCGGTCTGCGGGTGCACCGCGAACTGGATGTTCGAGCCGCCGGTCTCGACCCCGATCTTGCGGATGATCGCGATCGCCGCGTCGCGCATCCGCTGGTATTCCTTGTCGGTGAGCGTCTGCGCGGGCGCGACCGTGATCGAGTCACCGGTGTGCACACCCATCGGGTCGAAGTTCTCGATCGAGCAGATGATGACCACGTTGTCCGCGCGGTCGCGCATGACCTCGAGCTCGTACTCCTTCCAGCCCAGGACCGACTGCTCCACCAGCACCTCGCCGCGCGGCGAGAGGTGCAAGCCCCACTTGAGCTTTGTCGCGAAATCGTCCGCCGTCTCTGCGATCGAGCCGCCTGAGCCACCGAGCGTGAAGCTGGGCCGGATGATCGCGGGCAGCCCGATCTCGGCCAGCACCTCCTTGCGCTGCTCGAAGTCGGTCACGTAGACCGACTTGGGCACGTCGAGGCCGATCTCGCGCATGGCGGTGCGGAAGCGCAGCCGATCCTCGGCCATCAGGATCGAGTCGAGCTGGGCGCCGATCAGCCGGATGCCGAGTCTCTCGAGCACGCCGGACTCGGCGAGCGCGATCGCGCAGTTCAGCGCCGTCTGTCCGCCGAGCGTCGGCAGCACGGCGTCGGGCTTCTCGATCTCGAGGATGCGCGCGACCGTATCGGGCGTGATCGGCTCCACATAGGTGCGCGTGGCGAACTCGGGGTCGGTCATGATCGTGGCCGGGTTCGAGTTCACCAGCACGACCTCGATGCCCTCTTCGCGCAGCGCCTTGCAGGCCTGCGTGCCCGAGTAGTCGAACTCACAGGCCTGTCCGATCACGATCGGGCCCGCGCCGATCAAGAGCACGCGCCGCAGCGTCGGGTCCTTAGGCATGCTGGTCCTCGATCAGCTCGCGGAAGCGGTCGAACAGATACGCCAGGTCGTGCGGGCCGGGCGACGCCTCGGGGTGATACTGCACCGAGAACACCGGCAGCGTGCGGTGGCGCAGGCCTTCGACCGTGCCGTCGTTCAGGTTCACGTGCGTGATCTCCACGTCGCCCGCGGCGCGCAGCGCGTCGGCGTCGACGGCGAAGCCGTGGTTCTCCGACGCGATCATCACGCGCCCGGACTGCTCGTCGCGCGCGGGCTGGTTCGCGCCGTGGTGGCCGAAGCGCAGCTTCCGGGTCCGTCCGCCCAGCGCCAGGCCGAGGATCTGGTGTCCGAGACAGATGCCGAAGATCGGGGTCTTCGCGGCCACGAGCTCGCGCACGATCGGAATCGCGTAGCCGACTGCCGCCGGGTCGCCCGGACCGTTGCCCAGGAACACGCCCTCCGGCTTCAGGGCGAGTGTCTCGGCCGCCGACGTGTCGGCGGGCACCACGGTCACGTCGAAGCCCGCATCGACCAGCTCGCGCAGGATGTTGCGCTTCACGCCGTAGTCGTAGGCGACGATCCGGTGCCGGCGCTTCGACACCGGCCGCGGCCGGCCGCGCCAGTCGTTGCCTTCGCTCCAGTCGTAGCGCCGGCCCTCGGTGACTCCATCGACCAGGTTGAGCCCCGCCATGGACGGGATCGCGGCCGCGCGCGCGCGCAGCTCTGCGGGCTCGTGCTCGCCGTGGGCGATCACGCCGTTCATCGCGCCCACGGTGCGCAGGTGGCGCACCAGCGCGCGCGTGTCGATGCCGCTGATGCCGGGCACCGCGTGGCGCTTCAGGTAGGCATCGAGTGTCTCGCGCGAGCGCCAGCTGGAGGGCCGCTCGTTGTAGCTGCGCACCACGAAGCCGCGCAGGAACAGCCCGCGCGACTCCTCGTCTTCGGGGTTGCAGCCCGTGTTCCCGATCTCGGGATAGGTCATGCACACGATCTGACCGGCGTAGGAAGGATCGGTGAGGATCTCCTGGTAGCCGGTCATGCCGGTGTGGAAGACGACCTCGCCCTCTCCGCTGCCCTTCCCTGCGGAAGGGTCGGCGCCGAAGGCCTGGCCCGGGTAGAGCGTGCCGTCGCCCAGCACCAGATAGGCGGAGCGCGCCTTCACCCGAGTGACTCCTCGCCGGCGGCGAACGCGAGCCGGCCGCCGACCCAGGTGCGCAGGGCGCGGCCCCGCAGCTCGCGGCCCAGGAAGGCCGAGTTCTTGGAGCGCGACGCGAGCTGCG
This genomic window contains:
- the carB gene encoding carbamoyl-phosphate synthase large subunit, which gives rise to MPKDPTLRRVLLIGAGPIVIGQACEFDYSGTQACKALREEGIEVVLVNSNPATIMTDPEFATRTYVEPITPDTVARILEIEKPDAVLPTLGGQTALNCAIALAESGVLERLGIRLIGAQLDSILMAEDRLRFRTAMREIGLDVPKSVYVTDFEQRKEVLAEIGLPAIIRPSFTLGGSGGSIAETADDFATKLKWGLHLSPRGEVLVEQSVLGWKEYELEVMRDRADNVVIICSIENFDPMGVHTGDSITVAPAQTLTDKEYQRMRDAAIAIIRKIGVETGGSNIQFAVHPQTGAMTVIEMNPRVSRSSALASKATGFPIAKIAAKLAIGYTLDEITNDITRVTPASFEPTIDYVVTKIPRFTFEKFPEADPRLGVQMKSVGEAMSIGRTFRESLQKGIRSLEIERFGFEELAVDDATLERKLRVPGPDRLWAIGEALRRGRTIEWLYECTSIDPWFLWHVSEIIRQEAEYRDPATRDLAAAKRAGFSDRRLAKLSGVSEDEVRRERLARGIVPVYKRVDTCGAEFEAHTPYLYSTYEAECEADPSDRPKVLILGGGPNRIGQGIEFDYCCVHGVLGLEKDGFETIMVNCNPETVSTDYDTSDRLYFEPLTLEDVLAIVQREQPRGVIVQFGGQTPLRLAVPLEKAGVPIIGTSPDAIDRAEDRERFAELLTKLGLRQPENGTARSSADAVRLAQRIGYPVLVRPSYVLGGRAMRIVHDATELETYMREAVNVSPEHPVLVDRFLANAIEVDVDALCDGKQAVIAGIMEHIEEAGIHSGDSACSLPPYSLPRYLVEEIERATRALALELGVVGLMNVQFAIADEMLYVLEVNPRASRTVPFVSKAIGVPIAQLAARVMAGKSLAELGFTAEIVPAHVSVKESVFPFVKFPGVDTLLGPEMKSTGEVMGIDREFGRAYAKAQRGAGMDLPTSGTVLASLRDEDKPSGAAALRVLQEEGFSLVATRGTAEFMRERGLQIDAINKVREGSPHVDDLIRGGKVSLVIATTRLGDAAAVKDSASMRRSALEAGIPYFTTVAGARAAAGAIRALRAGAVQPIALQDLHRG
- the carA gene encoding glutamine-hydrolyzing carbamoyl-phosphate synthase small subunit; protein product: MKARSAYLVLGDGTLYPGQAFGADPSAGKGSGEGEVVFHTGMTGYQEILTDPSYAGQIVCMTYPEIGNTGCNPEDEESRGLFLRGFVVRSYNERPSSWRSRETLDAYLKRHAVPGISGIDTRALVRHLRTVGAMNGVIAHGEHEPAELRARAAAIPSMAGLNLVDGVTEGRRYDWSEGNDWRGRPRPVSKRRHRIVAYDYGVKRNILRELVDAGFDVTVVPADTSAAETLALKPEGVFLGNGPGDPAAVGYAIPIVRELVAAKTPIFGICLGHQILGLALGGRTRKLRFGHHGANQPARDEQSGRVMIASENHGFAVDADALRAAGDVEITHVNLNDGTVEGLRHRTLPVFSVQYHPEASPGPHDLAYLFDRFRELIEDQHA